A DNA window from Limanda limanda chromosome 6, fLimLim1.1, whole genome shotgun sequence contains the following coding sequences:
- the rhbdd1 gene encoding rhomboid-related protein 4, whose protein sequence is MRGRHRGSHMGLLLLASQVFQLGVDKIPPVTLGVLALNVYLFLFPAAPLMQTCVSVQQAYWLKDWRRLLLSPLHHVDDWHLYFNMASFLWKGIRLEQRLGGAWFLYLLSVFSLLTGVVYLALEAALTELTQDQSYSLSCAVGFSGVLFALKVVCNHYHPGGVTHVMGIPVANRYASWAELVIIHVTSPGTSFVGHLAGILVGLLYTSGPLKPVMSKCAELVSGNGLDFRSRGYYNSSGSSGHSGSDGSSGYRQQAPDDPSTRPGSYSGGLTEEEQLQAAIRNSLNEGGESRPRGAPPPYGFNTAEQEAEEIRRRRLRRFDR, encoded by the exons ATGCGGGGCCGGCACAGGGGGTCCCACATGGGGCTGTTGCTCCTGGCCTCCCAGGTGTTTCAGTTGGGTGTGGACAAAATCCCACCCGTCACCCTGGGGGTCCTCGCTCTCAACGTGTACCTGTTCCTCTTCCCTGCAGCTCCACTGATGCAG acctgtgtgagtgtgcagcaGGCGTACTGGTTGAAGGACTGGCGTCGTCTCCTGCTGTCGCCGTTGCACCACGTGGATGATTGGCATCTCTACTTCAACATGGCGTCGTTCCTCTGGAAAGGAATCCGGCTGGAGCAGCGGCTGGGCGGAGCCTGGTTCCTCTACCTGCTGTCGGTCTTCTCACTGCTCACGGGAGTCGTCTACTTGGCGTTGGAGGCAGCGCTAACAGAGCTCACCCAGGACCAGTCGTACAGCTTGTCCTGCGCGGTCGGCTTCTCAG GTGTCCTGTTTGCCCTGAAGGTGGTCTGTAACCATTACCACCCTGGAGGTGTGACCCATGTGATGGGTATCCCCGTGGCAAACCGCTATGCCAGCTGGGCGGAGCTAGTGATAATCCACGTGACATCACCGGG GACCTCGTTCGTTGGTCACCTGGCTGGGATCCTGGTGGGTCTGCTCTACACCTCCGGACCACTGAAGCCCGTCATGAGCAAATGTGCAG AGCTTGTGTCAGGGAACGGACTCGACTTCAGGTCCAGAGGATACTACAACTCTTCAGGCTCCTCAG GCCACAGTGGCAGTGATGGATCCTCAGGATATCGTCAGCAGGCACCAGATGACCCATCAACTCGTCCAGGATCTTATTCAGGGGGCCtgacggaggaggagcagctgcaggcggCGATCAGGAACAGTCTGAATGAAGGAG GAGAAAGCCGACCGAGAGGAGCTCCTCCTCCGTATGGATTCAACACCGCggagcaggaggcggaggaAATCCGACGGAGGAGACTGAGGAGGTTTGACAGATGA